DNA from Garra rufa chromosome 5, GarRuf1.0, whole genome shotgun sequence:
AGTTGTGTGTGTACCACTTCTGTGCACGTCAATCTGACAGTAAACCAATAGACTCATAGTGAAGTGTTTAACATTACACACTGTGCCTGTACATCATAAGCACACCAAAGACAGACGCTCCAGTAACATCTATAAAATACAATGCCGACGGAGAGGAGATTTTGAGTTTGGCTTGGTGCTTTCCagttcaaaaaataataatattattcttTCTGTATATCCCATACAGTTACAGCGGAGAGAGTTGAATGTTTGTGTGTGGTATTTTGCATTAGAGCCTGTGAATTAGCCTCGAGAATACTTTATCCTTTAACTTCTCAATTAGGGTGAGAAGTTTAATGGCACATGATAAAAACTCAGCATTTAATATGCAGGACTGCATACAAATTTCTAGTGGGGAGGCTCACAGATTTTTTTCACCTCTTTCTAGTCTCTCCGTGACAAATCGAAGTACCCATGCTTTCTGTTTTCTCTCTCTTCCGCAACTCATCAGTGCATCCATCACTTCTGAAGTGGCACGTTTCTGAATCCGGTACATACGGAGTACTGCTAAGTGTTCATTTATATGCACCTTTTGTCGTGTTTCCTGTACCCTATAACTATATTGGCATTGAGTCACAGAGCATAAGAATCTTGATTTGTTGCTTGTTATCctctaaaaaaagatttaaatgaaGCAAAGGTTAAGGCAGGACCTATGTTCAATCTTTGGTTTAAGTGATACTGTGTTCACCAGTTATGAGCTTGTATAATGTTCAAGATTCATAAAAGAAAAGTAATTGCGAGGTTATTGGAATTATTGTAAACGTAGCCTCATATGAACGTTCTGTTGGCAAAAAGAATTAATATACAGAATAAGTCTTCGTGTTCGCCCCTACCCTGCTATCGACTAAACCACTGACCCTATACAATACCTGTGTAAATTATGTCTTGTTTTGGTATTtgaatatttttgtttgtttgtttgtttgtttgtttattaaatgGGTGTACAACAGGTGTCTCTTTGTAACCCCTCTTACAATAAAACAGATTTTGTTTAATAAATCACGTTTGCAGAGTGTGCTTATTTGGCCCCACAGTAACATTTACAACTTTCACATGTATTCAGAACAGGCATTTCCTAAGTGCATGCAGCAGTTTTTAATTTATGCAAGGCAAAGTGATTGGCTGGCTCAATAACATTCGAGCCATTAATTTTCCAAGACCGTTTTATCACCGTACCAATCCTGGATAACGGTAGCCAGGTAAAAGCAGATGGTAGTGTGAGAAAAGAGCTCTTTGGTGGAGCTCCACTCAAGAAcggaaatacgtcacctccactTCCGACGTATGTTACACCATATTGGTCCGGGCATGACGCGGTCGCCTTGATGGTCCGGGCAAAATTTTAAGacattgcatatttaaaacttattgtttaatttttcgttttgtattatttatagttaCATATATACATGttcgtaatatttacattttctgtacattttatcATTAAAATGTTTACCGTGGCAAgttatatgtgtatataaatatattttagaaagtagatctttttttattgcacaattaaatattacaataatgatGAATCACAATAAACCAATGactaaatgaacaataaaaaTTTGGTAATTATTATTAAagcgtgagccaaactaaataatcgaattacacggcaaatattttttttccaaaggtgatttccatcgtgtgaggtagttcttataatgttgattcatgctcaggtgttcgtttttctaataagtttgcttttaagtagttatttgatgctataaaaacggggtgtggtgtcatgattgtgatcgtgcgattgggtctgcgggagtttgggcgggactttgacaccgcggctccgcctcacgacactactgcgcatgctctggctccaaatgacgtaacttcccccaagatggtagcggccatattgagcagAAGCGAGAAGGGTCTGGCTGGCTGCAGACCGTGGATGCGAGTGGAGCCAAAGagtaaaactatttatgtacaattactcaaaaaatgatttgtcatacaaaaatggcacacaagttacacacaaaccatcgtcccaagtaaatggtaccattgtgaattgtgactggctgcacaagtggtgtaataaactaaactaaattaaactaaaatgttattgcagccatatagcttgaatgaataaaaatgcatattttaaataaagaaatctcatgcttttggtgcttgaatttgtgcttcaataatgagatccagttttaggaatacacaagacgtgaaagacgtcttccctcaggtatattttatgttttcttggctttctggatgttgcgcttatgctcaataatctaatttttttgcattcgccaaaactaatttgccgacatctaagcgcggactgtgggaattagtgccgtcagcgcgagtcccgttcgctgtgaagtaagttagtgaccagccggcagaggattcttcaaggtcttaaagccttcatcgagggactacgttcacaacaatttacactttttgtcctaaacatacaatcaagtcaaatacatagtgtgggaagtagtagtaaaaagtaatttcttatttcaatttattattaaatctcattgagatgcgctgtgtctgttgtcatatcggacacaaatatggcggcgagcatagcggaagtgacgtctttggtacccatgaatcTATATATGTCTATGCCCATGATTTGCGATCAGGTTAAAATTCTTTGGGAGAACTTAAGATGTTATCTATCttcttttgtaaaatttaatgtaaaatttacactaaaaggaatatttctatatttttctaGTAGTGACCATGCTACTGAACTTGttgtaaatttttttgttttgcattgtaaattttttattcataaatccAAATTTCTTAATATGTTACCTAGATTTGATGTCTTTCTCGCAGAGATTTTGCTCATTGTTCATTCTCTTAAACTTATTGATGATAACAAGAATAACAAGTTTCTTAAGGCATATGACGATCTTTTTCTTAATGATTGAggtgctgtttttatttattttctttttctttccttcttttttgttattgtatttctatgcagtgctgtttattgttgtttttcttttgtcttgcaataaaaaaaaaaaataaaaaaaaagtctatgCCCATgaatagtggaaagaagcggaaacgcgttgtccatcttttttacagtctagtAACATAATTTGTTGCCAGATTGCGCCTTAAAAATGCGCTTAGATGGGTGGAGCGGATTTGGATATTTGGATAATTGTGTGGGTttctttaacattttaaatgagcAAACGCAATGACTTAATTGTGAAACTAAAATCAAGCAAATGTCTCTCCTCTCTCAATCAGAAAATCACTCATTCGCTTTTGAATGTCCCAGAGTACTCTGGCAACCCAGACTAAAACACTCCCCCGTGACACTGTACAttgtaaatatttcaaataattaaCCTTTATGGCTTAGCTAGATTATCCTATGCATAAAGTCCGCTTCTATTCAATAGATAATTAACGTAACTTTACTTTAAAAGTAGGTTCGCAGGTGGTTTATATTCCTTGGAGGTTTAAAAAACCTTATGAGAGCGATTCAAGACCTCTGAGGAAGGGGAAGTGGTTGGGCAACTTAACTAAAAACAAGCGCGTCTCGAGGAAAATGGGCGAACCTGACATTCAAGTTTTGTAACTTGATGTTACGTTTGTGTTGCAGTTTTAATTTGTGTAAATATGCGAAAACGATCGCGTTATAAACTTTTGATGTATTTTGCTGGAGCTGGACTTATAACATTTGCAGTTATGCTCGTTTTTAACAGCAAAATACGGCCGTCTATTCCGAAGAAGACTCCAACACCCAAAGAGCTCTATGATGTGATCTCACCGTCAACATACAGATTCATTTTGAACCAACCAGAATTGTGTGGGAAGAGTCCTTTCCTGATCCTTATGATCCCAGCGACTCTCAAAGACACAGAGGCGAGGACCGCTATTAGAAGAACATGGGGTCAAAATGGCTTGATTTCTCATTTGACCATTTTGCATCTATTTGTCATTGGCCAGCCTGCACAAAGTGACCCAGTACTGCAGGAACACCTTGAGAAGGAGAGCATGGAATATGGTGATATCATTCAAATGGACTTCGTGGACAGCTACCAAAATCTCACAATCAAGACAATGATGATTATGAACTGGATAGCCACTTACTGCCAGGGTGCCCAGTATGCCATGAAGATCGATGCAGATATCTTTCTGAATGTGCGTTACCTGGTGGACTACCTGCATGGCCAGGGCGAGTCTTCAAGGAAAGACTACATCACTGGATCAGTCATCGCAGATGCTGCTCCTCACAGGGACAGCTTCAACAAGTGGTATATCTCAGAGGATCTTTACCCAGACAAATGGTATCCTCCATACTTGTCTGGAGCTGCATATGTCTTTTCCACTGACCTGGCCAGAAAAATATTACAGGCCTCTAGATTTGTGCGACCAATTCCACTTGAAGATGTCTATGTGGGGTTGTGCCTTCATGTCTTGGGTGTAAAACCAGTTTACGCAACAAGATTTCTGAGACTTAGGAATCTTTTTGAGGTGCGCAGACTAAAGTATGAAAGGTGCACTTTTGCCAAGCACATTATAGTGAATGGCTTTAACCCACAGAATCTTCTCCGCATCTGGCATGACTTTCAGAAGTCTTATTCTACATGTTGATACCTTTATGCAATagaaataactaaaactgtaTTTTAAGTACCTTGAAGTTGCTAaacgtacagtcaaaccaaaatttattcagacaccttcaacatttctcatattataacatattataactATATTCGCTATAGTGtaaaaaaatggtaataaaatatgacaagaactcaagagtcagaacaaattcatcttgataatgtcagataactttgatagaaaggtatgtaacaaaacatggtcaggtcaaagtgtcctgacaggtcaggtcaaagtggcccaaatttttatcagtttactggtagtccactatatgaagatttTTTTAGTTATATCACAGTTTGCTTTATTTTGCTATACTCACTTacactatagtgtcctgcacccactagtaaaaaaatatctaaaatgatatctggtgtctgaatattttttttggtttgactgtatgtgttGTATTTGCTAGTACTCTTTATTCTTTTAACAAAGTTTACATCATTGAGATTCAGCATTTTAACATATGCAAGGgagaacaaaatattttttgactGAAATGGGCCAAGAATGCTTACAAAAAGGCAGTGTGTGCTGAAATGtcgaaaaaaaatatttaaatgtaagggCAAAATCTATAGAGATAAGAGGAGAGGGAAAGTAAATATATATAGGACAGGTGGAAGTGAAAGAGATTATGTAAAACACTTCCTTAGATAACAAACTATTTCAAAGACAATTTTTAATGCTGGATGTGGGCCACACACCTCAGGTATTATAAATGACCCCTCACCTATTTCACAGTGTTTTTACACTTAGCTATGCCTTCTGGAGGAtggcagaaaaataaaaacactttgaAATGGGTGAGAGGGATCTTATAATACCTGAGGATTTGAGTTCTCAAGAAGAGGAGATACTGCTGTACTATTTTCAGGATTTGTCTTTGAGTGTGAGTCCTAATCATATAAACAACAATCTCCTAGTTTGTTTACAACTTATAAAATGCAGCCTATTGGTTCTTTTATGTGTCCTTTTGTAACTACTTTCAGTTTAGAAATCATTGCTGTCCTTATGTATCAGCAATTTGTTTTATTAACCAGATTTCATATGAACAAAGCatgattttatttttgtactttggTTGCAAATATCATTATAAAGGAGTTGTTTATCACCCAGGGATgcaatttaaacaataaaacatgTATTTGTATAATGAAAAAATAGTTTCCTCTGTGTGTTACATTTTGAGATGCTGTTGCGTGATTTAAACAGAAGAGGGTGCAGTTTCCTTAAAATAGCGAGTGGAGGAAACAGCGCTCTGAGTGAATATTTAGATTATGTTTTGGTAAGAAAATATTTATTGATAGATGAAAAGGTTAATATTTCTCTATTTACATTCCAAATATCTGCTATATGGTCATGTCCAGTAAATGTACTGCTCAGAGCACAGACAATTTGAGAGCTTGTTTGTATAATGAAGCAGAAATGATTAGCACTGTCATCACTTTCTTTTGCATTTACAGCCTGTGGTGCAGTTTGTGCCTAGAAATCAGCTGCTCAAACATACtaataaacaaagcatttaatatggcaagccgttttagcctaaaatatacgaAGCGTTACTGGTcgtaaatgcatttttacaagTAACAATTCAATTTGAGAGGTCTATAAtccaattcctactagtaacaatgccaattagagagctctttaaatcaagttttactagttacaattacaattagagagctctctaattcagttctgactagtaacaatttcaattacagagctctctaattcaattcttactaacaattccaattagagagctctacaaattaatttttactagtcatatatctccactgacttccattcatttttaattacagagctgtacaacagaatttttactagtaagaatttcaattaaagagctctacaattaaattattattagtaacaattccaattagagagctctctaaatcaatttttactagcaagaactgaattagagagctctttaattcaattacagagctctgcaattaaacatctttaatgtgttttttagtAACACTGTTTtttagtaaaaattgaattgtagagctctgtaattgcatttttactagtaaatagtaataattaaattagagagctctctgatTGGAATTGTTagtagtaagaattgaattagagagctctctaattataattgttactagtaagaattttattagagagctctctaattggcattgttactagtaaaaatgaattttagagctctctaattggcattgttactagtaaaaattgaattttagagctctctaattgaattgttactagtaaaaattgaattttagagctctctaattgaattgttactagtaaaaatttaattttagagctctttaattggcattgttactactaaaaatttaattttagagctctctaatttaattgttactagtaaaaaattaaattttagagctctctaattgaatggttactagtaaaaattaaattttagagctctttaattggcattgttactagtaaaaattgaattttagagctctctaattgaattgttactagtaaaaattgaattttagagctctctaattgaattgttactagtaaaaatctaattttagagctctttaattggcattgttactagtaaaaatgaattttagagctctctaattggcattgttactagtaaaaattgaattttagagctctctaattgaattgttactagtaaaaattgaattttagagctctctaattgaattgttactagtaaaaatttaattttagagctctttaattggcattgttactactaaaaatttaattttagagctctctaatttaattgttactagtaaaaaataaaattttagagctctctaattgaatggttactagtaaaaattaaattttagagctctttaattggcattgttactagtaaaaattgaattttagagctctctaattgaattgttactagtaaaaattgaattttagagctctctaattgaattgttactagtaaaaatctaattttagagctctttaattggcattgttactagtaaaaattgaattttagagctctctaattgaattgttactagtaaaaattgaattttagagctctctaattgaattgttactagtaaaaatctaattttagagctctaattgaattgttactagtaaaaatttaattttagagctctttaattggcattgttactagtaaaatttgaattttagagctctctaatttaattgttactagtaaaaattgaatttcAGAGCTCTCCAATTGACATTGTTACTAGTTAAAATTGAATGTTAGAGCTATccaattgaattgttactagtaaacatgcaattacgacgagtaacgcttagtatattttagactaaacggcttgccataattgAACACACCATGGACAAGTAAATTCAGGCTGTTTAATTATATTGGATGATAAGCGTCGGATTTGTTGTGTTACAACAGattgacagagtttcagtgaGTTTGCCACATAAACGTGTTTCGTTCATGAACAAACATGtgtttttgaacgaatctttttgaGTGAACGAATTCAACAGATTCAAATATGTGTTACTCATCTCACTAAGCAAATCAGCGTCACGACTTGTTTTAAAAAAGATATGAACAAAACACCTCATGGGAAGAAATAAACAATGCCTCGTATGGCAAGCCATATGGTAGGTTATCTTACAAGAATTGACGTTTCTATGGTCTCTTAAATTTGTATAAACGCAAATAGCCACTAAACGAATCTATTTGGTCAAAGATTCGAAAGAATCGATTCCCTTAATCAAAATCACCACTAGTTCTGAGAAAGCAGCTCACTGGTTTTGAACCACAGCCACTTGCAGCCATGGACCTACAGGTGGGTGGGGCTGAACGTAGGCTAACTATTATGACGTCATGGCAACTGGCTCCCACTACACACAGCCCATTAAACATGCATTTCTCATCTAGGCTAGACCGCTTTAAACCCTACTGAGAAGCTGTCAGTCTGAAAGAGGGCGGTTTCGTTGTATGTGAGGATTGTCGGGTTGAGTAAGTGTCGGTAAATGGAGTTCTACCAAGAAGCGCGGTAGAAGCGATGCCACCGGTTTGTCTCCGACTAGAACTTGTTCGGGTGATTGTAGTCAATTTTATTTGATCGCTGAGCAATCAATCAAGAGAAGCGGAGGTGAAGACGCCGGGGTGCTTTGTGCTGTGAGTAAGCGATTGATTTATttcgttatttatttatttatttatttatttatttatttatttatttatttttatcggGTGATAGGTTGTTGTTAAGCATCTTGATTATTTTCTAatactttttgtatttgtttgtctGAAGTAATTGTAAACTACAGGTGCAAATTTAATGTTCAAAACATTTCTGCTTACTAACCGCATCTCgctccatccatccacccactcATCCGTCTGTCATTTTCATGTTCTCATTTACAATTTTGACTGATAATGTGTTGACAATTATGTGTTACAGAAATAATTTATTTCAAAAGCTCTCTCTCACTGTGCAGTGTAATTTTGACACTTTATCAGAGTTTATGTTGCATTTATGTGCTGTTTGCTGATTGTGTTCCAgttctgtgtttgtgtctgttcatGGTTGTTTCTATGTGTGTCCTTTTCCCTCATAGCTTCTGTCAAATAGGCTCTTCCCAGCTTGTCTGTGTTGTGAGCTCAGGCGGACCGCCTCTCCTCCACCCACCTCAAGATGCACATGAATAGCTTATTAAACCAGTGCAGTAAGTAAGAACACTTAGGAATTAATCCATGTTTTGTGATTACATAAAACAGCTAGTTTTCCATAAAGCCATGCTGCTGTACACCTGCATGTGTCATGACGAACGGATTTTCTGCATTACTTTGCTTAATGCACTGGGTGATGTTATAATTGAGAAGTGAAAGAGATGTCTGGCTCATTAGAGAGAGTTTTATAATCTGCACTTGACATTTTAATCTCACTGTGGCTGGAAATATGTTAGTGGATTCACATTGAGCATGTGTCATGAAGAGAAGCATGGGGAATGGATATTCATAGATCTTCTAGTGGTTTGCTCTAACACTCAAAGTCTTGATCTTGTGCCCATGATCAGTAGTTTTACGTCTGTCCCATACAGTAAGGTTCAATGTTTTTGTACAGTCTGTAgtaaaaaatatgtgaccctaaaACATATATAGTAGTCATAtctacatctgaaagctgaacgaataggctttccattgatgcatggtttgttagattAGGACAAAatatggccgagatacaactatttgaatctggaatctgagggtgcaaaaaaatctaaatattgagaaaatatttCAAGTTGTacaaatgttcttagcaatgcatattactagccaagttttgatatatttacggtaagaaatttacaaaatatcttcatggaacatgatctttacttaatatcctaatgtttttggcattaaaaaaatatttttggctattcctacaaatatacAAGTGCTGCTTAAAacttttgtggttcagggtcacatattgtcatTGTTTTTGGTATTGTGTTGTCTTTCCTCTTGATGGATATTAGTCCACTAGTTTTTGTTCATGAGGGTGTATGTCGTTCAGTCTGTGCCCTTGCATTGACGTAGCTGAAATCCTCCCTGCCCTTTGGTGTGCGACAGGAAAACATAGCTTTCCTCCCTCCAGCTCCTTCCAAAAGTACACTGCCCAGTTGTGAAAATAGTTCTGAAAATAGTATGCTGTCTTGTTTGTCCTTATGCTATTTCACAAGTGCAGCATAGATGTTGATGCATGTTGAGTAAAGACTTGTGAAACACAAAAATGTAATGGTGTAATAAGTCATTAGAAGATAAGATGGTTTGAGGAAGTGCCTGATGGTTGTGTTGATCAAACCTTGAGATGTGTTTGGAGGCAAGTTGCATGCATGGCATAAGAAATTTCTGATTAGTGACTGAATCCTTCTGATAAAATAAAAGTGGTGCTCGCATACATCCGGATATGCAGTTGTTGATTTTAAAATGCAACAGCAGTAATtacatacgctaccagtcaagatttttaatgtttttttttaaacgtctcttctcctcaccaagccttatttgatccaaagtacagcacaaacagtaaaattcagaaatactaattaaaataactgctttctatttgaatatattttaaaatggaatttattcctgtgattaattCCTAAATTTTCActatcattactgcagtcttcagtgtcacatgatccttcagaaatcattctaatttctaatttctcaagaattttttttttattataattatcaatatttaaaacatttagggATATtgtttctggattctttgatgaatagaaatatccaaagataagcatttatctgaaataaaaagcttttgtaacattatacactacaccattcaaaagcttggagtcagtatatattttatttatttatttaataataataaatgtttttggagcagcaaattagaatattaacaatgctttctgaaggatcatgtgatttaatttaattttaaaattttaattttttaatgataatttttataattcatccACTGATGACTGGAgaattgatgctaaaaattcagctttgaaatcacaactacgttttaaaatatattcaaatagaaaacagttattttaaatggtaaaacattaagaaaatcagatcaaataaatgcaggcttggtgagcaaaagattaaaaaaaaaaaaaaaaaaccttactgttcaaaaacttttgactggtactgtatataTTATAACTGAAATTGTATATAACATTActaagtattatttttttaagaaaatactttgtattcatcaaagaatccggaAAAAAGTATAGTGGTTTCCTCAAAAAGAATAATCAgtacaaatgttttcaacattaataataataataagaaattattCTTGAGCACCACatcagcatatgagaatgatttctgaaagattgtgATAATGGAGTAatgggtgctgaaaattcagcctttaTCATAGGAAATGACCTTTTAAatgatattcaaatagaaaacagctgttttaaatttgtAGTAATATTTCCAAATATTGTTGTTTTGAACAATAAATGCAGAttaataagcataagagacttaactgaaaaaatcttaccaactccAACTCTTGCCAACTGTTGAACAGGAGTGTACATGTAATATTACAGTGCTGGTCGATATACAGTACTCTATGTAATTATCAGGATTCAGAATATCCGATACCTAGTCATTTagttttagtatatttttagTGTCTGTTTTGCAAAGAAGCAAAATCATTCTTCCCTCTCCATGTTTATTTTTACTTGCACAGAAGCTGAGCCTTTCCATGCTTTAGCTTTGACATGATATATCATTGACGTATGAGTTCAGCAGATATACATTTCGCAGGATCACCATTATATTGTCACTGTTTGCAACTGCAGCCTATTAGGCAGCAAATCATTGTGACAAAGTAGTTTCTGTTCAGAGTCATTGTTAGGAAACTAGATTTCTCCCGCTGTTCCT
Protein-coding regions in this window:
- the b3galt8 gene encoding beta-1,3-galactosyltransferase 1, whose product is MRKRSRYKLLMYFAGAGLITFAVMLVFNSKIRPSIPKKTPTPKELYDVISPSTYRFILNQPELCGKSPFLILMIPATLKDTEARTAIRRTWGQNGLISHLTILHLFVIGQPAQSDPVLQEHLEKESMEYGDIIQMDFVDSYQNLTIKTMMIMNWIATYCQGAQYAMKIDADIFLNVRYLVDYLHGQGESSRKDYITGSVIADAAPHRDSFNKWYISEDLYPDKWYPPYLSGAAYVFSTDLARKILQASRFVRPIPLEDVYVGLCLHVLGVKPVYATRFLRLRNLFEVRRLKYERCTFAKHIIVNGFNPQNLLRIWHDFQKSYSTC